One genomic segment of Deltaproteobacteria bacterium IMCC39524 includes these proteins:
- a CDS encoding nicotinate phosphoribosyltransferase, with protein MSYSALMTDLYELTMLAGYYENGMHEKQASFDLFFRKLPFNGSYAVFAGLEPALRYLEQLAFSDDDIAYLKSLGIFRSNFLDYLRNFHFCGNITAPDEGTIVFGNEPLLTVEGSLAEAQLVETALLNVINFQTLIATKAARVKQAVKEGKVVEFGMRRAHGPDGALSVARASFIGGVRSTSNVLAGQVYGIPVKGTHAHSWVMAFDDELKAFRAYAEAFPNQTILLVDTYDTLTSGIPNAITVAKELRERGHELKGIRLDSGDLAYLSKEARRMFDDEGFPDVKIVASNELDEYVIDSIRNEGGRVDIYGVGTNLATAGGEGGGALGGIYKLVRYDGKPRLKVTSDITKATLPDRKKILRLLNETGNFVQDVICLEDENLEEGDTVYDPTNPGRCDKVPDRVSCQDIRHVFMNGGDIVNVLPTLASSADLCAEQLRKLPHGAVSLHNPHRYKVSISSGLQALRDQLMAGFKTYRGKAIQT; from the coding sequence ATGAGCTATTCTGCCTTAATGACAGATCTTTACGAATTAACCATGCTTGCTGGTTACTATGAAAACGGCATGCACGAAAAACAGGCCAGCTTTGATCTTTTCTTCCGAAAGCTTCCGTTCAACGGTAGCTACGCCGTCTTCGCAGGTCTCGAACCGGCCCTGCGTTATTTAGAGCAGCTTGCGTTCAGCGATGATGATATCGCATACCTTAAGAGTCTTGGTATTTTCCGATCAAACTTTCTTGACTACCTTCGTAACTTTCACTTCTGCGGCAACATCACGGCACCGGATGAAGGAACAATTGTTTTTGGCAATGAACCGCTATTGACCGTTGAGGGTTCACTGGCAGAAGCCCAGCTTGTAGAAACAGCCCTTCTTAATGTCATCAACTTTCAAACCCTGATTGCTACCAAAGCAGCGCGTGTCAAGCAGGCCGTAAAGGAAGGCAAGGTTGTCGAATTTGGCATGCGGCGTGCGCACGGTCCTGACGGAGCTTTGAGTGTAGCGCGAGCTTCTTTCATCGGTGGGGTCCGCAGTACGAGTAATGTTTTGGCAGGCCAAGTTTACGGCATCCCGGTTAAGGGAACCCATGCGCACAGTTGGGTTATGGCTTTTGACGATGAGCTGAAGGCTTTTCGGGCTTATGCCGAGGCATTTCCCAACCAAACAATCCTCCTGGTTGACACCTATGACACCCTCACAAGTGGTATCCCCAATGCGATAACAGTGGCCAAAGAACTTCGTGAAAGGGGACATGAGCTGAAAGGTATCAGGCTCGACTCGGGAGACTTGGCTTATCTCAGCAAAGAAGCAAGGCGTATGTTTGATGATGAAGGTTTTCCCGACGTCAAAATTGTTGCTTCCAATGAACTGGACGAGTACGTGATAGATTCTATTCGCAACGAGGGCGGGCGTGTTGACATTTATGGCGTTGGGACCAACCTGGCCACCGCAGGCGGAGAAGGTGGTGGAGCCCTGGGTGGTATCTACAAATTGGTCCGCTACGATGGGAAACCGCGACTCAAAGTAACCTCGGATATCACTAAGGCCACCCTTCCCGACCGTAAGAAAATTCTTCGGTTACTGAACGAGACTGGAAACTTTGTTCAGGATGTCATTTGCCTGGAGGATGAGAATCTTGAGGAGGGCGACACGGTCTATGATCCCACAAACCCAGGCCGCTGCGATAAAGTTCCTGATCGCGTCAGCTGCCAAGACATAAGACATGTTTTTATGAACGGGGGAGACATAGTTAATGTCCTGCCAACTTTGGCGTCCAGCGCCGACCTTTGTGCTGAGCAGTTAAGAAAATTGCCCCATGGGGCGGTGAGTCTCCATAATCCCCATCGTTACAAAGTCTCGATCAGCTCCGGGCTACAAGCTCTGCGC